Proteins co-encoded in one Opitutus terrae PB90-1 genomic window:
- a CDS encoding bifunctional nuclease family protein — MQNDAVTVTVKGVMPTANGCAVFLGNDGKTFVIYVDHSVGNAIQMTLNGVKKERPLTHDLIGSIFLGLGAHLEHVLVNDARDGTFFARILLKMENELGKKIVEIDARPSDSIVLALQQKRPIFVARAVLDAVEDMTEILERVRQQQAEEPGEEEENP; from the coding sequence ATGCAGAATGATGCCGTCACCGTGACCGTGAAAGGCGTGATGCCGACCGCCAACGGCTGCGCCGTGTTTCTCGGCAACGACGGCAAGACGTTCGTGATCTACGTCGATCATTCGGTCGGCAACGCCATCCAGATGACGCTTAATGGCGTGAAGAAAGAGCGCCCGCTGACGCACGATTTGATCGGCAGCATTTTTCTCGGCTTGGGCGCCCACCTCGAGCACGTGCTCGTCAATGACGCTCGCGACGGCACGTTCTTCGCCCGCATCCTGCTCAAGATGGAGAACGAACTTGGCAAGAAGATCGTCGAAATCGACGCGCGGCCGAGCGACTCGATCGTCCTCGCCCTCCAGCAGAAACGGCCGATCTTCGTCGCCCGCGCGGTACTCGACGCCGTCGAGGACATGACCGAGATCCTCGAACGCGTGCGCCAGCAGCAGGCCGAGGAACCCGGCGAGGAAGAGGAAAATCCCTGA
- the sppA gene encoding signal peptide peptidase SppA, translating into MKNFFTSMLGALVALIVFTLGGGLLMLGLIGAMAALGEKQVAVEKGSYLVFDLSSAITDAPPVIDFRALGSDHKPTLQLRTVTRTLRAAAKDDRIAGIFIFGDVPAGGPGYGALKEVRAALNQFKASGKPVKAYLTYATTKNYYLASVADELTIDPYGTIIMPGLASQPMFLAGAFEKYGIGVQVTRVGKYKSAVEPFTRTDMSPENRAQIQKLLDDVWAGLLRDMAGSRKLKSNAIQATVDAEGLIRADAAKAANLVDRIAYRDEIIGELKRITGRDNSKESFKQIGLVDYSKVAKDQPPPLRTMKPADRVEELAKTEGDASAKPAVATKTPDAAAQKTSPAAKKAEAPAVAVKDDDDQVRRSSRSGRVAVVYAEGDIVDGEGNEQGEIGGTRFSRELRRLRQDDSVKAIVLRVNSPGGSASASETIQREIRLAREVKPVIVSMGSYAASGGYWISAYGDRIFAEPTTVTGSIGVFGIMFDVQKLFNGWGLTFDSVKTGRFADTLTIARPKTPEEMALFQRSVDWIYDQFVSKVVEGRHLAREHVEEIAQGRVWSGVEAKKLGLVDELGGLDAAIRYAAGRAGLGSDYRLVEYPRKKEFAEALQEVFEKMAPNSARASGVVGQVVQRVESELRVLGTFNDPQGVYARLPENLMIQ; encoded by the coding sequence ATGAAAAACTTTTTCACGTCGATGCTTGGCGCGTTGGTGGCCCTGATCGTCTTCACGCTGGGCGGCGGACTGTTGATGCTCGGCCTCATTGGCGCGATGGCCGCGCTGGGTGAGAAACAGGTCGCGGTGGAGAAGGGCTCGTACCTGGTGTTCGATCTCTCGTCGGCGATCACGGACGCACCGCCGGTGATCGACTTTCGCGCGCTGGGATCAGACCACAAACCGACGCTGCAGCTGCGCACCGTCACGCGCACGCTGCGCGCGGCGGCGAAGGACGACCGGATCGCGGGCATCTTCATTTTCGGCGATGTGCCGGCGGGCGGGCCCGGTTATGGCGCGCTTAAGGAGGTGCGCGCGGCGCTCAACCAGTTCAAGGCGTCGGGCAAGCCGGTGAAGGCGTATCTCACGTATGCGACCACGAAGAACTACTATCTGGCTTCGGTGGCCGACGAGCTGACGATCGATCCCTACGGCACGATCATCATGCCGGGACTCGCGAGCCAGCCGATGTTCCTCGCGGGCGCGTTCGAGAAATACGGCATCGGCGTGCAGGTCACGCGCGTGGGCAAATACAAATCGGCGGTCGAGCCGTTCACGCGCACGGACATGAGCCCGGAAAATCGGGCGCAGATCCAGAAGCTGCTCGACGATGTCTGGGCCGGATTGCTGCGCGACATGGCGGGCTCGCGAAAACTGAAGTCGAATGCGATTCAAGCGACGGTCGATGCCGAAGGGTTGATCCGCGCCGACGCCGCCAAGGCCGCGAACCTGGTCGATCGCATAGCCTATCGCGACGAGATCATCGGCGAGCTGAAGCGCATCACGGGCCGGGACAATTCCAAGGAATCGTTCAAGCAGATCGGACTCGTGGACTATTCGAAAGTGGCCAAGGACCAGCCGCCGCCGTTGCGAACGATGAAGCCGGCGGATCGGGTCGAGGAGCTGGCCAAAACGGAGGGCGACGCCTCCGCGAAACCGGCGGTCGCCACCAAGACGCCGGACGCCGCGGCGCAGAAAACAAGCCCGGCGGCGAAGAAAGCCGAAGCACCCGCGGTGGCGGTGAAAGACGACGATGACCAGGTGCGTCGATCCAGCCGCTCGGGGCGCGTCGCGGTGGTTTACGCGGAGGGCGACATCGTCGACGGCGAGGGCAACGAGCAAGGCGAGATCGGCGGCACGCGTTTCAGTCGCGAATTGCGCCGGCTGCGGCAGGACGACAGCGTGAAGGCGATCGTGCTGCGCGTGAACAGCCCGGGTGGCAGCGCGTCGGCGTCGGAGACAATTCAGCGCGAGATCCGGCTGGCGCGCGAAGTGAAGCCAGTGATCGTCTCGATGGGGTCCTACGCGGCGTCCGGCGGGTATTGGATTTCCGCGTATGGCGACCGAATTTTCGCCGAACCCACGACCGTGACCGGATCGATCGGCGTGTTCGGGATCATGTTCGATGTGCAGAAACTCTTCAATGGCTGGGGGCTGACCTTCGACAGCGTCAAAACCGGCCGGTTTGCCGACACGCTGACGATCGCGCGGCCGAAGACGCCGGAGGAGATGGCGCTGTTCCAGCGCTCGGTGGACTGGATCTACGACCAGTTCGTCTCGAAGGTGGTCGAGGGCCGGCACCTCGCGCGCGAGCACGTCGAGGAGATCGCGCAAGGGCGGGTGTGGTCCGGCGTCGAGGCGAAGAAGCTCGGACTCGTGGACGAACTCGGCGGCTTGGACGCGGCGATTCGTTACGCCGCGGGCCGCGCGGGGCTCGGCAGCGATTACCGGTTGGTGGAATATCCGCGGAAGAAGGAGTTCGCCGAGGCGCTGCAGGAGGTGTTCGAGAAGATGGCGCCGAACAGCGCCCGCGCGTCGGGCGTGGTGGGCCAGGTGGTGCAGCGGGTGGAGAGCGAGCTGCGCGTGCTGGGGACGTTCAACGATCCGCAGGGAGTGTACGCACGCTTGCCGGAAAACTTGATGATTCAGTAG
- a CDS encoding tRNA-dihydrouridine synthase family protein, giving the protein MTDLPAPLPPPVVAGLPLTALAPMQDVTDLTFMRVIAHYGAPDYFFTEFFRVHSQSRLEKHIVRCLDDNTTGRPIFAQVIGEDLEQLVRTARELQQHPIAGIDLNLGCPAPKVYKKNVGGGLLRDLAHVDRILGALRAATPGGLFTVKMRIGFDDTTPFEPMLDLVNAHRVDLLSVHGRTVKEMYRSRVHYDFIARAVQRVRCPVLANGNVTSAPRAVAILRETGAAGVMIGRHAIRNPWIFRQCRELFHPPPALQSTTEPSSLPATAGATSPACFRPTFADVRDYIAHLYQATQTPGIPERIHVSKMKKYLNFVGQAVDPTGAFLREMRRAESEAELFRVCDRHLLPEPAHLIADEPYEGVIARPNCETPHPADRGSPETISA; this is encoded by the coding sequence ATGACTGATCTCCCCGCACCGCTTCCGCCACCCGTCGTTGCTGGACTCCCGCTGACCGCGCTCGCGCCGATGCAGGACGTCACCGATCTGACGTTCATGCGGGTGATCGCGCATTACGGCGCGCCCGACTATTTTTTCACCGAGTTCTTCCGCGTGCACTCCCAGTCGCGGCTGGAGAAGCACATCGTCCGGTGCCTCGATGACAACACCACCGGCCGGCCAATTTTTGCCCAGGTAATCGGCGAGGACCTCGAGCAACTGGTCCGCACAGCGCGTGAGCTTCAGCAACACCCGATCGCGGGGATCGATCTGAACCTCGGCTGTCCTGCACCCAAGGTCTACAAGAAGAACGTCGGTGGCGGGCTGCTGCGCGATCTCGCTCATGTGGACCGGATCCTCGGCGCGCTCCGCGCCGCCACGCCCGGCGGCCTGTTTACGGTGAAGATGCGGATCGGGTTCGACGACACGACGCCGTTCGAACCGATGCTCGACCTGGTGAATGCCCACCGCGTCGACCTGCTCAGTGTGCACGGGCGAACCGTGAAGGAGATGTATCGCAGCCGCGTGCACTACGATTTCATCGCGCGCGCGGTGCAGCGCGTGCGCTGTCCTGTGCTCGCGAACGGCAACGTGACGTCCGCGCCCCGCGCCGTCGCGATCCTCCGCGAAACCGGCGCCGCGGGTGTGATGATTGGCCGCCACGCCATCCGCAATCCGTGGATCTTTCGCCAGTGCCGCGAGCTGTTTCACCCGCCACCGGCGCTTCAGTCGACGACAGAACCAAGCAGCCTCCCCGCGACGGCAGGCGCCACCTCGCCGGCCTGCTTCCGTCCCACGTTCGCCGATGTCCGCGACTACATCGCACATCTTTACCAGGCGACCCAGACGCCGGGGATCCCGGAGCGAATCCACGTGAGCAAGATGAAGAAGTATCTCAACTTCGTCGGCCAGGCGGTGGACCCCACGGGCGCCTTCCTGCGCGAGATGCGCCGCGCCGAATCCGAAGCCGAACTCTTCCGCGTCTGCGATCGACATCTGCTGCCCGAGCCCGCGCACCTGATCGCGGACGAGCCTTACGAGGGTGTCATCGCCCGGCCGAATTGCGAAACGCCTCACCCCGCCGACCGCGGTTCACCTGAGACGATCTCGGCGTAA
- a CDS encoding LpxI family protein, protein MPLSAFLPPDFDPRRPLALIAGQGLYPQLVAAAARHAGVPLKLIAFDEETRPELIASFADADRRTLLVGQLGKMLKMLREFDAGYALMAGQISPRRLFRGLHPDLKAVRLLASLKRRNAETIFGAIAAEIEGLGITLLDARSFLDDQLATAGCMTGRSFPIDRDYVEHGVHIARECARLDIGQGCVVRKGTVLAVEAYEGTDEMLRRAGAFKTDAALFVKTVKAGQDYRFDVPCFGQRTLETMREAGIAAAALEAGRVIMLDRPAVLAQARTWGINLLGFE, encoded by the coding sequence GTGCCGCTCTCCGCGTTCCTGCCTCCGGATTTCGACCCGCGCCGTCCGCTCGCGCTGATCGCCGGACAAGGTCTCTATCCGCAACTCGTCGCCGCCGCGGCGCGCCACGCCGGCGTCCCGCTGAAGCTGATCGCCTTCGATGAGGAAACGCGTCCCGAGCTGATCGCGTCGTTTGCCGACGCGGACCGCCGCACCTTGCTGGTCGGGCAACTCGGCAAGATGCTGAAAATGCTCCGCGAGTTCGATGCCGGCTACGCGCTGATGGCCGGTCAGATTTCCCCGCGGCGGTTGTTTCGCGGCTTGCATCCCGACCTCAAGGCGGTGCGCCTGCTCGCTTCGTTGAAACGACGCAACGCCGAGACGATCTTCGGCGCCATCGCCGCGGAAATCGAAGGACTCGGGATCACGTTGCTCGACGCCCGCTCGTTCTTGGACGACCAGCTCGCCACCGCCGGCTGCATGACCGGCCGATCGTTTCCGATCGATCGCGACTACGTGGAGCATGGCGTCCACATCGCGCGCGAATGCGCCCGGCTCGACATCGGCCAGGGCTGTGTCGTTCGGAAAGGCACCGTGCTCGCGGTCGAAGCCTACGAGGGCACCGACGAGATGCTGCGGCGTGCCGGGGCATTCAAGACCGACGCCGCGCTGTTCGTGAAGACGGTCAAGGCCGGCCAGGATTATCGCTTCGACGTCCCTTGCTTCGGCCAGCGCACGCTTGAGACCATGCGCGAGGCCGGCATCGCTGCCGCGGCGCTCGAGGCCGGCCGAGTGATCATGCTCGATCGGCCCGCGGTGCTCGCGCAGGCGCGCACCTGGGGGATCAATCTGCTCGGCTTCGAGTAA
- a CDS encoding iron-sulfur cluster assembly protein, protein MSNHVLQRATPATMIPAGDATTLPAGTEVHIVQTLGGNVTVRTDHGLFRIAAEHGDAIEGYVPKSASVGGEPVQGEFSEQMVWDALKTCFDPEIPVNIVDLGLVYDLAAEKTPTGGFAVEVKMTLTAPGCGMGPIIAEDAREKIARLPQVEAAKVHIVWDPVWTPQMISTEGRQVLGLE, encoded by the coding sequence ATGTCGAATCACGTTCTCCAACGCGCCACGCCGGCGACGATGATCCCCGCGGGCGACGCTACCACGCTGCCCGCCGGGACCGAAGTGCACATCGTCCAGACCCTGGGCGGCAACGTGACCGTGCGCACGGATCACGGGCTGTTCCGGATCGCCGCCGAGCATGGGGACGCGATCGAAGGTTATGTGCCGAAGTCCGCGAGTGTCGGCGGCGAGCCGGTGCAGGGCGAGTTCAGCGAGCAGATGGTGTGGGATGCGTTGAAGACCTGTTTCGATCCGGAGATTCCGGTGAACATCGTCGATCTCGGACTGGTGTACGATCTTGCGGCGGAGAAGACGCCGACGGGCGGCTTTGCGGTCGAGGTGAAGATGACGCTGACCGCCCCGGGTTGCGGAATGGGTCCGATCATTGCCGAGGACGCGCGCGAGAAGATTGCGCGGCTCCCGCAGGTGGAAGCGGCGAAAGTGCACATCGTCTGGGATCCCGTGTGGACGCCGCAGATGATTTCGACCGAAGGCCGGCAGGTGCTCGGGTTGGAGTAG